The Oceanicaulis alexandrii DSM 11625 DNA segment GGGTCGCCTCGTCGAGATTGGCGCCCGAATAGCCGCGCGCCCGCAACCCGAAGCGGACAAAGCCGCGCGCCGTCATGGACGGATACGCAGGCGCGCCTTCAGGCAGATAACCCAGATGGCTCTGCGCCGTGCGCCGGTTCAGATGACAATCGAAATCGGCGATCAGCGCCTGACCGGAGTCAGGCTCCAGGCAGCCTGCCAGCATGCGCATGGTTGTGGATTTGCCGGCGCCGTTAGGGCCGAGAAACGCGACCACCTCGCCGCGCTCGACCTGAAACGACACCTCGTCCACGGCCAGATGGCCGGCAAAGCGTTTGATCAGGCGATCGGCGCGGATCATGGGCGGACTATCATCCCGGCGGCGGCGGAAAAGAGCGTATCAGGCGTAGCTTACCTCAGCGCCTGACACCAGTGTTCTACAAGGCTCCCGTGACCAAAGCCTGAAGATTTCCAAGTCGCAAACAAGACGGGAAAGGTGTCGACCGGCGCGAGCCTCCAGACCCGGGGGGCTGGGGGGGCTGTGAATCCAGATCAGGCGGCTTTGTGTGCGCCAGCCGACAGCTTTAAAGTGCTGACGGGGTTAGGCTGCGCAAGGACGAAAATGAGGCGAGATTGCGGCGCACTGTGAAAACTTCGTAAGGTCCGGACTAAAGGGTAATTCAGAGCAGACATGGCATTAACTCCCCTTCCCACGCCCCGCCCCCGCGATGACCGGGTGATGTTTCATCGCATTGAACTGGACCAGATCCTGAGAGTTTACGGGATGATGGTGGCGGGCGGCGAATGGCGCGACTACGCGATTGACGGGCTGAAGGATCGCGCGGAGTTCTCGATTTTCAGGAACGCCGCCGAGGTCCCGATCTACCGCATCGTGAAAACCCCCGCGGACGCCCGCAAACAGGGCGCGTGGAAAGTGGTGGCGCCAGGCGGCGCCATTCT contains these protein-coding regions:
- a CDS encoding DUF2794 domain-containing protein, with the translated sequence MALTPLPTPRPRDDRVMFHRIELDQILRVYGMMVAGGEWRDYAIDGLKDRAEFSIFRNAAEVPIYRIVKTPADARKQGAWKVVAPGGAILKRGHELTSVLKVFDNQLKKLSWSGS